DNA sequence from the Oncorhynchus masou masou isolate Uvic2021 unplaced genomic scaffold, UVic_Omas_1.1 unplaced_scaffold_2611, whole genome shotgun sequence genome:
GGCAGTTAAAATGTTAATGTAATGTGTGTATTTCTCTTTTGTCGACGACAGGCAGGTAGAAGGGGCGGGGCTTCATTTAACAATGCTTTCAAGGGGCGTAACTAATCAAAGAAACAAACTTTGACGAACGTAAAGCCTTTTTTTAAATAAGAGAAAAAAAACGTATTTCTTTGGAACGAATACTTGTCATCTTCATTTTGAAATCTCACACAGCCTTAtggtctttctttctttccttctttgcGTTGTGTTGTTTCAATGAAAATAAAAAAGCTTAACGTCTTTTCAAGGTGCCAAAATGAATCAAACGATCCTTATCTTGGATGCATCAAGTCCCAATGATGAATAAAGTTGGAACCCCTTAGGGAACTATATGACCGCttgttgattggttgattgattggaaTCTCTGTTGTTGTCTTGTCTAAACCAAAAGTCTTTATTGATTGATCAATTTATTTGATGTCATCattttaaaacacacacatagcAGCGGGAAGTAAGGGTACTGGCACCCCTGAAAAAAatgtaagaaaataaataaataattaaatacatatataatatatattttttaagaaaCACAAAAGTAGTGAACTGGGCCTTGACAAGTCCTGTGTTAGTGGACCAATATAGACATCTGTAGTGCGGGCCCCCAAACTACTTCCTGTGGCTATGAATACACATATACAGCTCCTTCACTTCATCAATGCAATAAAACAGTATGGTGTGTTTTGcgctgtacagtatgtgtgcttGTAGGTCACTGCTATGTTCATATTGATCTcaaactagtgtgtgtgtgtgtgtgtgtgtgtgtgtagctgattTGGTTCTGGGTGTTGAAATGATCTGTCTATCTTTAACAACAGGTCCTCTTTGCAAGCTTGTCCTCCTTTTCTCTTCTATgcagccatccatccatcatccatccaccccatccatccatcatccatccatctcatCCATCATCCCATCCgtcccatccatcatccatcccgtccatccatcatccatccatctatcatccatccattcatcatccatcccatccatcatccatcccatctatcatccatcccatccatcatccatccatcccatctatcatccatccattccatccatcatccattCATCATCCATCCCATCCGTCATCcattccatccatcatccatccatcatccatcccatctatcatccatcccatccatcatccatccatcatccatccatcccatccttTGCTCCTGTCTGTGCCATTCCATCGGTGGTGATAATTATGTCAGAGTTCTAGTGGAATGGAGAACACTAGTACATGTGACACACTctaccccccactctctctccctcccctggtgTGGTGTGATCAAAGGGTCTGGCATGTCTCTCTACAGTGCTGCTGTGTGATcactaaagaggagagagagagagcaagagagtgaagggggagggaaagtgagaaagagagggagggagggagagagcgaggtggaggggacagagatatcgacagagaaggagagaagggacacagagatcgacagagagagagagtggagggaccGTCATATTAGTCAGAATGGGCCAGCCACACACTGCCCTCCTCTGGCTCGGAGGTGGAATCATTTAATCACGTTATACCACTTTCCTCGTGTACATCTTGTTCTTTTCTGTGACCTCATTGATGAAGGTAATGAGTCGTCACTCATAACTCAACTCATAACTCCAAGCATGAATTATATGCCAAGAAACCAACACCAAATGCTGTATTGTTTGAGTAGACTGTGTGGAGGTCTTGTGATTGATTTGTTTGCTTGATAGATGGTGTGATAGCTGAATGTACTGGTTGGGTGGGTTGAGGTGTGGTGACTGATTGTGTGTTACCAGTATACTGTGCTGCCTGCTAGAACAGCTGCTCCGTCCTCTCTCACCTGCTCCTCTTAATGAGCTTCGAGGGTCACAAAGAGTTTGGGGCGATAGAACAGTCCGTACCTCCACCtacagagagaaggaaggagggggaaagagggaagggagggagggaggatgagagagggatggggagaaagaagaaaggaagggggagggaggaacggAAGGGAGAAAttgaggggaggggaagagaaaagagggagggagaaaggagttAAAGAGAtgagacacaaagagagaaggtgaaaggtgagagaaggaggaactttagacaggcagaaagacagacatgCACCGAACAGGCAGGCTGACATAGTTCCCTGTTGTGCCATGTTATCTAGCCCAGGGCTGTCCACTCCACTGCTGTCCAACCATGACCAAGCAAGCTGCTGTGTCCTATCACTTCTGCAGtaccaaattacaccctattcactatttagggccattcccccataagactctggtcaaatgtagtgtgcTGGGAAtatggtggcatttgggacacaggccatGTCTCTCCCTTATCCCACAGAACAACATCACCTTGGCTTCAAGGATTCAGTCCGATCTCTGATTTAAACATGGCAATGTGCCATTTCAATTTCCGGCTGAGCTGACATATAAAGGCAAAACTGATCACAAATCAGCACTCCTATGTGAGCATTTtatcaagtgtctcagagtaggagtgctgatgtaGGACCTGGTCGGCTTTCTAGATCCCAATGAATagaattatatggacaggtggAACCTGATCCCTCCTCCGAGAAacttgacaaatacatttgacatCTCCCAGAATGTCTCCTATCTCTGGCCCCCTCTTGTGGCCGGTCAAAAGGGTTTGTGGGTTTGTGGctgggcacgcacacacacacatgcacgcacacacacacatgcacgcacgcacacacccacactcttTGGCTGAGGAGTACAGGTGCAGAATAAATAGCAGTCTGTGTCGTAGCTAGGTTAGCGTAGCACACGGGTGTTAGTCTAAtaggcttcacacacacaccgctacgcacgcacacacatgcaaacgTTCATTAAAGTTTTACTTGAAGCAGcttttaaagctggaatccttcaTGTTGAAGCTGCTATGTCTGTTTGggtattacaacaacaaagaagttacttCAGACAATGAAAAGGGTTTTATCCCCTCTGACATAATTGCACGTGCGATAGAGCACAATATGTGCTGGAATTAGTTGTAACATACTGCGTGATGCACCTCAGTTTGCAACAAAAAACCATAACAACGCTGTTTCCCCCTCCTGCGGATTCCATCTTCAGGGGCTGACACAAGAGCTTGGGAGGGACGCTGGGGAAAGTGATGATGCTTTTGCTGCAGTATTTTAGTCAAGCGCTTTTCCTATTGATTCTGATGTTTATGTTGTGAGTGTCATGGAGTCACTCACACAGCAGTAACAGGTGTCCTTTGTCCTCGTGAGTGTGGTACACACACCTCCGTGGCTGTGTCCTGCTGATGACAGATGGATGGAgactgtgtgcgtgtctgtcagGAAACTCCCTGTCCCAGACGGTGCCCTTCCactaaacctgtgtgtgtgtgtgtgtgttcatggctccccctgtctctccatgccAGACTTCTGTGGTGAGGGTCCCCCTCCACCCTGCTAGGCCAGTCTGTCTCAGTCAGGCACCCTGGTTTACGCACACAtcatgccaacacacacacacacaccaagccagaCTGGGCACAACGCAGCCAAACTCCACCCCATGCCATGCCAGAACCAAtatccaatctctctctctctctcacacacatttaCAAAGCAAGGACATTGGTTTGACCCCAATTTCAACAACTGTCTGTCAATGTGTGGAACCGACGACTTAAATCCTCCCCCAACTCATCATGGCTCTCTATTTTACACTAGAAAACCAATCCATATTTATCATATATTTAAGATTGCATctattaaatgtaattttatttaAGATTGCATAGTTCGCTACAGATGAACCATATATTTAACATTAAAGACTAAACCATAAacccacatactgtattaaaacaaCAGCTACCATAACAGTGGCATAACTAATAACCCTCAACATGTCATTATACTCTCAGTAGTTATGGGAACTTCCAAGGCAGCAGTCTATGTTAATACGGGTCATAATATGAGATTCAATCACCATGAATGAGTGGCTTTGAGGCTGACTGTCAGCCTGGTTCAATAGAGGCCTCgtagcatagtgtgtgtgtgtgtgttagacatgAGAGGCTATAATAGGCAGTGGGTCTGACCCCGTTACAAAGAGAGGAGGGTCATTAAAACAATAATTACAGGGTTGTTAACGAATAAACAACAAACGGGTTTGGAAATGATGTGAAGGTCTCCAGCTGCAaatgcagaaagagagacagatggagagaggaggggcaggggggtagagagagacagagagagtgggtgatggagggagagagggatggagaggagagaataaaggagagagagagtgtgtgatggagggagagagggatggagaggagagagtaaatggagagagagtgggtgatggagggagagagggatggagaggagagagtaaatagagagagtgggtgatggagggagagagggatggagaggagagagtaaatggagagagagtgggtgatggagggagagagggatggagaggagagagtaaatagagagagtgggtgatggagggagagagggatggagaggagagagtaaataGAGagtgggtgatggagggagagagggatggagaggagagagtaaaggagagagagtgggtgatagagggagagaggtgatggagaaaagagagtaaaggagagagagtgggtgatagagggagagagggatggagaggagagagtaaaggagagagagtgggtgatggagggagagaggggatggagaaaagagagtaaaggagagagagtgggtgatagagggagagatggatggaaaggTCCCCCATATGCAAAACTCTAGCAATCAGAATACTGTACAGAAATCAAACTTTAATACAAGTTATCATGTTCTCCTGCATAACTCAGACAATGTGAAGAATATACAGAACATTAATTATTGTAGATAACAGTTTCATCTTAATCTCCACCCCAATGTAAGGTGGATGTCTCACTGTCAGAGGCAGTATTTTTCACTTAGGGAATGTTGGGCCAAGTTCTAGAACATTGGGCCAAGTCCTAGaatccatagaaatataatctataTATCCTTTCTTGAGGCCATAGAAACAGAATATATTCAATGTAGTAGATATTTATGTGTTAGGCCAGATTCTATTCTGCAGGTTCTACAATGTTAGGCCAGGTTCTAGAATGTTCAGGTTCAAGATTGTCAGGCCAGATTCTAGAATGTTAGGCCAGGTTCTAGAATGTTAGGCCAGGTTCTAGAATGTTAGGCCAGATTCTGTATGGTCTGTAGTCTGTCTTGGTAGAGAGCGTGGAACAGCTGGGCTAGACTCAGAAAGGGAGCTTCAcagttctccatctccttctGCAATACAGatgccatgcacacacacatacacacagaatgAGAGACATTTTAATCATCGCTTTGTTAGAGGGTATACTGTTTTTGGACTTGGTGTTGGCACTTTGGCTCCAGAAGCCTATGAGCTTGTCTGTTGTGTCCAGGTGTGGGTGCACTCACAGCGGACGTCTCGtggtactgcagcccctggcttTGGGCCCACTCCTGGGCTACCGAGGTCTCCACCTCCTTCCGCGAGGACAGGTCCGACTTGTTACCCACCAACACACCTGAacgtcacaacaacacacacacacacacacacacacacacacacacacacacacacacacacacacacacacacacacacacacacacacacacacacacacacacacacacacacacacacacacacacacacacacggagcacTAAGATCAAGTACCTCCAGATACAGGGGGTCAGAGCTGAGGTGTGTGGTACCTGGGATGTGCAGACCCTGGCAGTGGGCCCTGACCCTCTCCAGCCAGCGACCACAGTTACTGAATGACAGCTCACTGCTCACGTCAAAcaccagacacaacacagacGGCTGGCCCCActgtagagggatagagggagggatggagagagggggtgagagagggcgAAAGaagggggagtgaaagagagagcgatcGAGAGGCGGTGATGGAGGGTGAAAGAGGGGTGTGGAAACATTGAATATTGCATCCATTTAACATTCAtcaaaagagagaggaagagagaggtatgagagagggaagagagttgtgaagagagagggaagagagatgtgaagagagagggaagagagatgtgaatagagaggtatgagagagggaagagagatgtgaagagacagggatgagagagggaagagagatgtgaagagagagggatgagagagggaagagagatgtgaagagagagggatgagagagggaagagagagggaagagagatgtgaagagacagggatgagagagggaagagagatgtgaagagagagggatgagagagggaagagagatgtgaagagacagggatgagagagggaagagagatgtgaagagagagggatgagagagggaagagagatgtgaagagacagggatgagagagggaagagagatgtgaagagagagggatgagagagggaagagatgtgaagagaggggatgagagagggaagagagatgtgaagagacagggatgagagagggaagagatgtgaagagagagggatgagagagggaagagagatgtgaagagacagggatgagagagggaagagagatgtgaagagagagggatgagagagggaagagagatgtgaagagagagggatgagaaagggaagagagatgtgaagagagagggatgagagagggaagagggaaagtCGTGAATCCTTTGTAACTTAGAAGAGTAGATAAGTAGTGGGCCTCACCAACTTCTCACATGCTTCAACAAAGGTTTCCCTCCCGGCAGAGTCAAAGATGTACAGttcctgagagggagagagaaagagacagagaaatactGTCAATCATCACAAAGTTATTTTCAGTATGAAACAACTCCAGATTGGTGGCTTCTGTAAAGAGCCTAGTTTCTAGCCAATATAGAGGGAGTGTGGGAGTCAGTCTAGGGAGCGTGTACTCACCACACTGTCGCTGGTCTCTGGGATGTTCACTGACTTCACAACCAGTTCCACTCCAGCCGTCTAGAAAACAACCACACAACAACCTAAGCCCAACCATCACACAACAGGCACAACACAACCCAAATCCAACCATCATCACGCAACAACCTACAACCAGCCATCATCACACAACCACAACGCAACCATTGTAAAATAACCACACAACAACGTAAACCCAATCATCACAAAACAACGTAAACCTACTTtgacacaggaggaggaggaagagtgggtgggtgtgttttAAGGCTGCACACCGCCCTAATTCTTATAGTTTAGGTGTTTTTTCTCCGCTTGCCTCCGACACACAACAAGCCTTGTCACTCAAGCAGCACTGCTCCTCCCCTCGCCGTTAGATTCACTATACATTCTGTTCTGTTGGGTCAAATCCAGTCAACAGATTGTTCCAAACAAGAACGATGCTGCTTTCCACTTttcttcttaatataaatcaTTCTATTTCTAGGATCCCAACACTCCACCCAAGTGTTTTGATTTATACAGTGGATTGCGAAAGTGTAtacctccccccaccccccacccaacCACCCATCCAGCAATTACATCTGCAAGACtgttggggtatgtctctataagcttggcacatcgagccactgggatttttgcccattcttcaaggcaaaactgctccagctccttcaagttggatgagttccactggtgtacagcaatatttaagtcataccacagattctcaattggattgaggtctgggctttgactaggccattccaagacatttaaatgtttccccttaaaccactcgtgttgctttatcagtatgcttagggtcattgtcctgctgggtcCCAGTCTCAAacctgaaacaggtttccctcaagaatttctctgtatttaacaccatccatcattccttcaattctgaccagtttcccacccagtccctgccgatgaaaaacatcctcacagcatgatactgccaccaccatgcttcactgtggggatgttgatctcggggtgatgagaggtgttgggtttgcgttTTCCTTAATGCCAccccaggcggtgtcagaggaaggaaggtgtcagaggaaggccctaaaaattgtcaaagaccccagccaccccagtcatagactgttctctctactaccgcatggcaagcggtactggagtgccaagtcatggACAAAAATGCTCCTCAAAattttttacccccaagccatgagactcctgaacaggtaggtaatcaaatggctacccggactatttgcattgtgtgccaccccccaacccctctttttacgctgctgctacgctctgtttatcatatatacatagtcactttaactatacattcatgtacatactaacccaattgggccaaccaaccagtgctcccgcacattggctaaccgggctatctgcattgtgtcctgccAACCCcttttacactactactactctctgttcatcatatatgcatagtcactttaaccatatctacatgtacatactacctcaatcagcctgactaaccggtgtctgtatgtagcctcactacttttatagccttgctattgtatgtagcctctacttttacttttatatttattttatttctttacttaacgCCTTTTGTGtgctattggttagagcctgtaagtaagcatttcactgtaaggtctattgcATTCCTGGcctttgtattcggcgcacgtgacaaataaactttgatttgatttgagtatatCAGGAAGTGCATAAGGgatgtggttcccactgtgacaattaaaacctatccaaaccaaaaaccatggatagatggcagcattcgcacaaaacggAAAGCGCGAaacaccgcatttaaccatggcaaggtgactgggacaTGGACGAGTACAAACAGTCCAGCTATGTTCTCTGTAAGGCAATGAAATAGGCAAAACAGTACTACAATCACACAGTACTACAATCAAACAGTACTACAATCACACAGTACTACAATCAAAAAGGCAAAACAGTACTACAATCACACAGTACTACAATCAAACAGTACTACAATCACACAGTACTACAATCACACAGTACTACAATCACACAGGCAAAACAGTACTACAATCACACAGTACTACAATCAAACAGTACTAGAATCAAACAATACTACAAACAGTCAAAACGGTACTACAATCACACAGTACTACGATCACACAGTACTACAATCAAACAGTACTACAATCAAACAATACTACAATCAAACAGTACTACAATCAAACAATACTACAATCAAACAGTACTACAATCAAACAGACAAAACAGtactacaatcaaacaggcaaaacagtaCGACAACCAAACAGGCAAAACAATACTACAATCAAACAGTCAAAACAAtactacaatcaaacaggcaaaacaatactacaatcaaacaggcaaaacagtactacaatcacacagtactacaatcaaacaggcaaaacagtactacaatcaaacaggcaaaacagtactacaatcaaacagacaaaacagtactacaatcaaacaggcaaaacaatactacaatcaaacagtactacaatcaaacagacaaaacagtactacaatcaaacaggcaaaacagtactacaatcacacagtactacaatcaaacaggcaaaacaatactacaatcaaacagacaaaacagtactacaatcaaacaggcaaaacaatactacaatcaaacagtactacaatcaaacaggcaaaacaatactacaatcaaacaggcaaaacagtactacaatcacacagtactacaatcaaacaggcaaaacagtacgacaatcaaacaggcaaaacagtacgacaatcaaacaggcaaaacagtactacaatcacacagtactacaatcaaacaggcaaaacagtacgacaatcaaacaggcaaaacagtacgacaatcaaacaggcaaaacaataCTACAAACAAACAGGCAAAACAGTACTACAATCACACAGtactacaatcaaacaggcaaaacagtactaccgtcaaacaggcaaaacagtactacaatcaaacagacaaaacagtactacaatcaaacaggcaaaacaatactacaatcaaacagtactacaatcaaacagacaaaacagtactacaatcaaacaggcaTAACAGTAcgacaatcaaacaggcaaaacaatactacaatcaaacaggcaaaacagtactacaatcacacagtactacaatcaaacaggcaaaacagtactacaatcacacagtactacaatcaaacaggcaaaacaataCTACAATCAAACAGTACTACAATCACACAGTACTACAATCACACAGTACTAcgatcaaacaggcaaaacagtactacaatgaaacaggcaaaacagtactacaatcaaacagtactacaatcaaacaggcaaaacagtactacaatcaagcaatactacaatcaaacaggcaaaacagtactacaatcaaacaggcaaaacagtactacaatcaaacaatactacaatcaaacaggcaaaacagtactacaatcaaacagtactacaatcaaacaggcaaaacagtactacaatcaaacaggcaaaacaatactacaatcaaacagtactacaatcaaacagacaaaacagtactacaatcaaacaggcaTAACAGTAcgacaatcaaacaggcaaaacaatactacaatcaaacaggcaaaacagtactacaatcacacagtactacaatcaaacaggcaaaacagtacgacaatcaaacaggcaaaacaatactacaatcaaacaggcaaaacagtaCTACAATCACACAGTACTACAATCACACAGTACTAcgatcaaacaggcaaaacagtactacaatgaaacaggcaaaacagtactacaatcaaacagtacttcaatcaaacaggcaaaacagtactacaatcaagcaatactacaatcaaacaggcaaaacagtactacaatcaaacaggcaaaacagtactacaatcaaacaatactacaatcaaacaggcaaaacagtactacaatcaaacagtactacaatcaaacaggcaaaacagtactacaatcaaacaggcaaaacagtactacaatcaaacaggcaaaacagtactacaatcaaacagtactacaatcaaacagtactactaagctatatggaaatGTTTTAAGGTCATAACAAGGATCATTTTGATatttgaattttaagaccccttgaagtttCAAAAAAACATATATCAAGAAATGAtagagcaaaacaaccgacaTGTACCTGTACATCCAgctgaagtcggaggtttacatacactttggttggagtcattaaaactcgtttctcAACcattccacacatttcttgttaacaaactatagttttggcaagtcagttaggacatctactttgtgcatgacacaagtaataatGACACTGATAATTCACTTcatcaaaattccagtgggtcagaagattacatacattaagttcactgtgtctttaaacagcttggaaaattccagaaaaggatgtcatgaggtggaggtgtatctgtggatgtatttcaaggcctaccttcaaactcagtgcctctgtgctTAACATCATgtggaaatcaaaagaaatcagccaagacctcagaaaaaacattgtagacctccacaagtctggttcatccttgggagcaatttccaaatgcctgaaggtaccacgttcatctgtacaaacaatagtatgcaagtataaacactatgggaccacgcatctgtcataccactcaggaaggagacgcgttctgtctcttagagatgaacgtactttggtgtgaaaagtgtaaatcaatcccagaacaacagcaaagggccttgtgaagatgctggaggaaacaggtacaaaagtatctatatccacagcaaaacgagttctctattgacataacctgaaaggccgctcagcaaggaagaagccactgctccaaaaccagcagaaaaaaaacagactacggtttgcaactacacatggggacaaagatcgtactttttggagaaatgtcctctggtctgatgaaacaaaaatagaactgtttggccataatgaccatcgttatgtttggaggaaaaagggggatgcttgcaagccgaagacaccatcccaaccgtgaagcatggggtggcagcatcatgttgtaggggtgttttgctgcaggagggtctggtgcacttcccaaaatagatggaatcatgaggttggaaaattatgtggatatatatatatattgaagcaacatctcaaaacatcagtcaggaagttaaagtttggttgcaaatgggtcttccaaatggacaacgaccccaaacatacctccaaagttgtggcaaaatggcttaaggacaacaaagtcaaggtatatgagtggccatcacaaagccctgacctcaaatcctattgaaaatttgtcggcagaactgaaaaagcgtgcgcgagcaaggaggcctacaaacctgactcagttacaccagctctgtcaggaggaatgggccaatgtatgtaaacttctgactctctgggaatgtgatgaaagaaataaaagcattctctcaactattattctgacatttcacattttttaaataaagtgttgatcctaactgacctaagacagggaattttttattctgattacatttacatttaagtcaagaattgtgaaaaactgagtttaaatgtatttggctaacatgtacagtgctttgcgaaagtattatttgaactttgcgacctattgccacatttcaggcttcaaacataaagatataaaactgtatttttttgtgaagaatcaacaacaagtgggacacaatcatgaagtggaacgacatttattggatatttcaaactttttaacaaatcaaaaactgaaaattgggcgtgcaaaattattcagaccccttaagttaatactttgtagcgccactttttgctgcgattacagctgtaagtcgcttggggtataagtctctatcagttttgcacatcgagagactgaagttttttcccattcctccttgcaaaacagctcgagctcagtgaggttggatggagagcatttgtgaacagcagttcagttctttccacagattctcgattggattcaggtctggactttgacttggccattctaacacctggatatgtttatttttgaaccattccattgtagattttgcttcatgttttggatcattgtcttgttggaagacaaatct
Encoded proteins:
- the LOC135533716 gene encoding intraflagellar transport protein 27 homolog, which encodes TAGVELVVKSVNIPETSDSVELYIFDSAGRETFVEACEKLWGQPSVLCLVFDVSSELSFSNCGRWLERVRAHCQGLHIPGVLVGNKSDLSSRKEVETSVAQEWAQSQGLQYHETSAKEMENCEAPFLSLAQLFHALYQDRLQTIQNLA